In the Mycolicibacterium thermoresistibile genome, one interval contains:
- a CDS encoding TetR/AcrR family transcriptional regulator — MDQPPGGRLSVDDWIAAGFAELASGGPDALRISRLCARLGVTKGSFYWHFSDVAGYRAALVQAWADEREQRDARAAEPEHLEPRERLRRMMETQLDSRHWAVSRVMRIWALTDDAVAASVRRSDERVLRAARQALIDSGFDMAQAHLRATLAVATNAGLLMIDATAPDIPNETREQFLDFIFRP; from the coding sequence ATGGATCAGCCACCCGGCGGCCGGTTGTCGGTGGACGACTGGATTGCGGCCGGCTTCGCCGAGTTGGCCTCGGGTGGCCCCGACGCGCTGCGCATCTCCCGGCTGTGTGCGCGGCTCGGTGTCACCAAGGGCAGCTTCTACTGGCATTTCTCCGACGTCGCCGGTTACCGCGCCGCGCTGGTGCAGGCGTGGGCAGACGAGCGGGAGCAACGCGACGCCCGGGCCGCCGAGCCGGAGCACCTCGAACCCCGGGAGCGGCTGCGGCGGATGATGGAAACCCAGCTGGACTCGCGCCACTGGGCGGTGTCGCGGGTGATGCGGATCTGGGCGTTGACCGACGACGCGGTCGCCGCCAGCGTGCGCCGCAGCGACGAACGGGTGCTGCGCGCGGCCCGCCAGGCCCTGATCGACTCCGGCTTCGACATGGCCCAGGCACATCTGCGCGCGACGCTCGCGGTGGCCACCAACGCCGGGTTGTTGATGATCGACGCCACCGCCCCCGACATCCCGAACGAGACCCGGGAACAGTTCCTGGACTTCATCTTCCGGCCGTGA